A portion of the Osmerus mordax isolate fOsmMor3 chromosome 22, fOsmMor3.pri, whole genome shotgun sequence genome contains these proteins:
- the LOC136965865 gene encoding tubulin alpha-1A chain-like produces the protein MPSDKTIGGGDDSFNTFFSETGAGKHVPRAVFVDLEPTVIDEVRTGTYRQLFHPEQLITGKEDAANNYARGHYTIGKEIIDLVLDRTRKLADQCTGLQGFLIFHSFGGGTGSGFTSLLMERLSVDYGKKSKLEFAIYPAPQVSTAVVEPYNSILTTHTTLEHSDCAFMVDNEAIYDICRRNLDIERPTYTNLNRLIGQIVSSITASLRFDGALNVDLTEFQTNLVPYPRIHFPLATYAPVISAEKAYHEQLSVAEITNACFEPANQMVKCDPRHGKYMACCLLYRGDVVPKDVNSAIATIKTKRTIQFVDWCPTGFKVGINYQPPTVVPGGDLAKVQRAVCMLSNTTAIAEAWARLDHKFDLMYAKRAFVHWYVGEGMEEGEFSEAREDMAALEKDYEEVGTDSVGDEGEEEGEEY, from the exons ATGCCCAGTGATAAGACCATTGGAGGAGGGGATGACTCCTTCAACACCTTCTTCAGTGAGACTGGAGCTGGCAAACATGTGCCTCGTGCCGTCTTTGTTGACCTGGAGCCCACTGTCATAG ATGAGGTGCGCACAGGAACCTACCGCCAGCTGTTCCATCCTGAGCAGCTGATCACAGGCAAAGAAGATGCGGCCAACAACTATGCCCGTGGACACTACACCATTGGCAAGGAGATCATCGATCTGGTACTTGATAGGACGCGCAAACTG GCTGACCAGTGCACTGGGCTTCAAGGTTTCCTCATCTTCCACTCCTTCGGTGGAGGCACTGGCTCTGGCTTCACCTCCCTGCTGATGGAGCGTCTCTCTGTTGACTATGGAAAGAAGTCTAAGCTTGAGTTTGCCATCTATCCAGCCCCTCAGGTGTCCACTGCTGTGGTGGAGCCCTACAACTCCATCCTGACCACCCACACAACCCTGGAGCACTCTGACTGTGCCTTCATGGTAGATAATGAAGCCATCTATGACATCTGCCGTAGAAACCTGGACATTGAGCGTCCAACCTACACCAACCTCAACAGGCTCATCGGCCAGATTGtctcctccatcactgcctcCCTGCGCTTCGATGGTGCTTTGAATGTAGATCTGACAGAGTTCCAGACCAACTTGGTGCCCTACCCTCGTATCCATTTCCCTCTGGCCACCTATGCTCCAGTCATCTCTGCTGAGAAGGCATACCATGAGCAGCTGTCTGTTGCTGAGATCACCAATGCCTGCTTCGAGCCCGCCAATCAGATGGTAAAGTGTGACCCCCGTCATGGCAAATACATGGCCTGCTGCCTGCTGTACCGTGGTGACGTGGTGCCCAAAGATGTCAACTCTGCCATCGCCACCATCAAGACCAAACGTACCATCCAGTTTGTGGACTGGTGTCCCACTGGCTTCAAGGTGGGCATCAACTACCAGCCCCCCACCGTGGTTCCTGGAGGAGACCTGGCCAAGGTTCAGAGGGCCGTGTGCATGCTGAGCAACACCACCGCCATCGCTGAGGCCTGGGCCAGGCTGGACCACAAGTTCGACCTGATGTATGCCAAGAGAGCCTTCGTGCACTGGTACGTGGGAGAgggcatggaggagggagagttctCTGAGGCCAGAGAAGACATGGCTGCTCTGGAGAAGGATTATGAAGAAGTGGGAACCGACAGCGTTGGAGATGaaggcgaggaggagggagaggagtactAG
- the LOC136965823 gene encoding tubulin alpha chain-like has translation MRECISMHVGQAGAQMGNACWELYCLEHGIQPDGQMPSDKTIGGGDDSFNTFFSETGAGKHVPRAVFVDLEPTVIDEVRTGTYRQLFHPEQLITGKEDAANNYARGHYTIGKEIIDLVLDRTRKLADQCTGLQGFLIFHSFGGGTGSGFTSLLMERLSVDYGKKSKLEFAVYPAPQVSTAVVEPYNSILTTHTTLEHSDCAFMVDNEAIYDICRRNLDIERPTYTNLNRLIGQIVSSITASLRFDGALNVDLTEFQTNLVPYPRIHFPLATYAPVISAEKAYHEQLSVADITNACFEPANQMVKCDPRHGKYMACCLLYRGDVVPKDVNSAIATIKTKRTIQFVDWCPTGFKVGINYQPPTVVPGGDLAKVQRAVCMLSNTTAIAEAWARLDHKFDLMYAKRAFVHWYVGEGMEEGEFSEAREDMAALEKDYEEVGTDSVGDEDEEGEEY, from the exons ATG CGTGAGTGTATTTCCATGCATGTCGGCCAAGCCGGAGCCCAGATGGGAAATGCCTGCTGGGAGCTCTACTGTCTGGAGCATGGGATCCAGCCTGATGGTCAGATGCCCAGTGATAAGACCATTGGAGGAGGGGACGACTCCTTCAACACCTTCTTCAGTGAGACTGGAGCTGGCAAACATGTGCCTCGTGCCGTCTTTGTTGACCTGGAGCCCACTGTCATAG ATGAGGTGCGCACAGGAACCTACCGCCAGCTGTTCCATCCTGAGCAGCTGATCACAGGCAAAGAAGATGCTGCCAACAACTATGCCCGTGGACACTACACCATTGGCAAGGAGATCATCGATCTGGTACTTGATAGGACGCGCAAACTG GCTGACCAGTGCACTGGGCTTCAAGGTTTCCTCATCTTCCACTCCTTTGGTGGAGGCACTGGCTCTGGCTTCACCTCCCTGCTGATGGAGCGTCTCTCTGTTGACTATGGAAAGAAGTCTAAGCTTGAGTTTGCTGTTTACCCAGCTCCTCAGGTGTCCACTGCTGTGGTGGAGCCCTACAACTCCATCCTgaccacccacaccaccctgGAGCACTCTGACTGTGCCTTCATGGTAGATAATGAAGCTATCTATGACATCTGCCGTAGAAACCTGGACATTGAGCGTCCAACCTACACCAACCTCAACAGGCTCATCGGCCAGATTGtctcctccatcactgcctcCCTGCGCTTCGATGGTGCTTTGAATGTAGATCTGACAGAGTTCCAGACCAACTTGGTGCCCTACCCTCGTATCCATTTCCCTCTGGCCACCTATGCTCCAGTCATCTCTGCTGAGAAGGCCTACCATGAGCAGCTGTCTGTTGCTGACATCACAAATGCCTGCTTCGAGCCCGCCAATCAGATGGTAAAGTGTGACCCCCGTCATGGCAAATACATGGCCTGCTGCCTGCTGTACCGTGGTGACGTGGTGCCCAAAGATGTCAACTCTGCCATCGCCACCATCAAGACCAAACGTACCATCCAGTTTGTGGACTGGTGTCCCACTGGCTTCAAGGTGGGCATCAACTACCAGCCCCCCACCGTGGTTCCTGGAGGAGACCTGGCCAAGGTTCAGAGGGCCGTGTGCATGCTGAGCAACACCACCGCCATCGCTGAGGCCTGGGCCAGGCTGGACCACAAGTTCGACCTGATGTACGCCAAGAGAGCCTTCGTGCACTGGTACGTGGGAGAgggcatggaggagggagagttctCTGAGGCCAGAGAAGACATGGCTGCTCTGGAGAAGGATTATGAAGAAGTGGGAACCGACAGCGTTGGAGATGAggatgaagaaggagaggagtatTAA